AACTCACCGGGAGCACCAAGCTGACGGCTCATGGTGTTGAAGAAGTCCATGTCCAGATAGACCTTGTAGTCACCTGGGCAGTAAAACGGCCCCATGGCCGACTGCCCCGTGCCGCAGGCCGTGCGCGTCACGCCGGTGAACAGCACCAGCTTGGGGTTCTGATACTGAGCACCGCCTTCACGGAAGATCTGAGTCCAGACATCCTCGGTAGAAGCCAGCACCGTGGAGACAAACTTGGCCCCCTGGTCATCGCCAGCCGGGCGATGCGCTGGAGCCTGCTGCACCTGGGGGGAGCCACCACCGGAGAGAACGCCAATCGTGGTCAGCGGGTTGATGCCGAACACGCCCCAGCCAATCAGCGCCAGCACCACGGTGCCGATGCCGATGCTGCGACCACCAATGGGAAAACCACCGCCACCACCACCGTCTCCACGGCGATCCTCGACGTTGTCCGACTCGCGGTTACCTTCCCATCTCATGGTGCTTACTCCTTAGCTGTGTTGCACGCGGCCTGCGCCGGGTGGCGATATTAAGGGCTGTGGCTCCGAATGCAGGTATCAAGCTGTGCTTTTGCCACCTCAGTCAAGCTGCAGCGCAGCATTGTTGACGTTTGGCCTGTTGTTCAGCGGCCGACAGGCGTGGACTGAGGCTGGTTGCGGGCTACCTGCTCCTCCACCACATCGACCATGCTCAGAAACAGAAAGGCCACTGCCAGCAGGCCCACCACCGCCAGGACGGCCGATGCCCAGAGCTTGGCCGAAGAGGATTTGCGCGGTGCTGCCGCCTGCTGCTGGGTCGGCTCGTAGCTCGCAGCCGAGCCGCCATCCCGCCAGACCGGCTCGACATGACCACGGCTGGAAGGCGCTTGTGTCCAGGTAGGGTCCTTGCGTTGCCCGGAGCGGGGAGAAAAGCCAAACATGTGTACGACAAAATCGATGGATAAGACAGTGGCTATTGTGCGCGCTGGCAGCCTTCGCCAGAAGCGTTCGTGCTGCGACATTCTGTCGGTCAACGCCGGGCCGGGCTTGCAATTCTGTAAGCTCAGAGGCTTGTCCGCTGCCCCCC
This region of Comamonas thiooxydans genomic DNA includes:
- a CDS encoding neutral zinc metallopeptidase, whose amino-acid sequence is MRWEGNRESDNVEDRRGDGGGGGGFPIGGRSIGIGTVVLALIGWGVFGINPLTTIGVLSGGGSPQVQQAPAHRPAGDDQGAKFVSTVLASTEDVWTQIFREGGAQYQNPKLVLFTGVTRTACGTGQSAMGPFYCPGDYKVYLDMDFFNTMSRQLGAPGEFARAYVVAHEVGHHVQNLLGISGKVDSMRGRVSEREQNAMSVRLELQADCLAGIWANKSQQAKNWLEQGDIESAMNAAQQIGDDKLQREATGTVRPDSFTHGSSAQRVRWFTQGYKTGSVKACDTFAAQSL